Proteins encoded in a region of the Sugiyamaella lignohabitans strain CBS 10342 chromosome B, complete sequence genome:
- the SHE4 gene encoding She4p (Protein containing a UCS (UNC-45/CRO1/SHE4) domain; binds to myosin motor domains to regulate myosin function; involved in endocytosis, polarization of the actin cytoskeleton, and asymmetric mRNA localization; GO_component: GO:0005737 - cytoplasm [Evidence IEA,IEA]; GO_component: GO:0005737 - cytoplasm [Evidence IDA] [PMID 8625407]; GO_function: GO:0017022 - myosin binding [Evidence IDA] [PMID 12725728]; GO_process: GO:0030036 - actin cytoskeleton organization [Evidence TAS] [PMID 10792032]; GO_process: GO:0008298 - intracellular mRNA localization [Evidence IMP] [PMID 11553699]; GO_process: GO:0007533 - mating type switching [Evidence IMP] [PMID 8625407]), giving the protein MASVDQLIEKFDGIALGDDSADEFFFDIKDNSLFADLLGVEKVRTKLIRCLVEKPVEVINFLVSSEDVELVKLTRLAPYLSKSELKLVLDEVLVTLTKIYFEEFKTAEDISKQDAYSETFSRCPYLLRFVFQSVGKLIGTDSMSNYFEKILSAIIPYSDRRLINIHGGLSRGGQKISIASQVILIISKCIEISYDETETALKSSIRDVLEKGAATGLKVSYIIVFSLVSLMFHINISIAEQIFMLDDIQVKKLTVELLNSQQFVLAALDALSSACVSKSSRALVAQNFGPLISNAFESTENQSVQILAASVLVKTSANSDGKESEKVKMLDEFSKIFEEAVGEYIQDKAGILRAVSDSDYQVALEGLAYTSLLTTAKSRIIASKNIMDNLVATFTSAHVFSQHPVWIYSSLCILVNITNYSPKLSAEQEKLRDLKSYGGKSNLESEHESDIVVNRRNKIVLETGLVGAISKSCPQFSKASKEIVSNLLRNLVTDRSHRSIFVQQGGLAVLIYLLLPPENGSTDGSKGIEPKAANITTSGLAKTLISVDPKVAFSSKLSPSVVVKPLITQLQCEASEIPLLDKFEALLALTNIASFDDFCRDQIIRLGWNKIENLVTGSNVMVQRASIELICNLAMSPLCAEKYLDGSKSAISRLELLVAFSDSDDGPTSIAAAGAMALLSEWGQPAVETMGHNSKCVQRLVALLVVPDPAIRDRAISATRNLLVGAKQNKDDEVINLFNNQNSVEKIKNMVQSTGDSDTITLALESVKILLNK; this is encoded by the coding sequence ATGGCATCAGTTGATCAGTTGATAGAAAAATTCGATGGTATTGCGCTGGGTGATGACAGTGCCGACGAattcttttttgatatcaaagatAACAGTCTATTCGCGGATCTGCTGGGGGTCGAGAAAGTGAGAACGAAACTTATTCGATGTTTGGTTGAGAAACCAGTTGAAGTTATCAACTTTTTAGTCTCATCAGAAGATGTCGAACTTGTAAAGCTGACGAGATTGGCCCCATATCTTTCGAAAAGTGAACTCAAGTTGGTCCTTGATGAGGTGCTGGTGACGCTTacaaaaatttattttgagGAGTTCAAAACGGCAGAAGATATCAGCAAACAGGATGCTTACTCAGAGACTTTCTCTCGATGCCCTTATTTGTTACGATTTGTGTTCCAATCAGTTGGAAAGCTGATAGGGACAGATTCAATGTCAAATTATTTTGAGAAGATTTTATCAGCCATCATCCCTTATAGCGACAGGagattaataaatattcatGGTGGCTTGTCAAGAGGGGGACAAAAGATTTCAATTGCCTCACAGGTTATCTTAATCATTTCAAAATGTATTGAAATCAGTTATGACGAAACAGAGACTGCACTTAAGAGTTCAATTCGTGATGTTCTGGAAAAAGGAGCTGCCACTGGCCTAAAGGTAAGCTACATAATCGTGTTTTCATTGGTAAGCCTTATGTTTCACATAAACATTAGTATTGCAGAACAGATCTTTATGCTCGATGATATCCAGGTGAAGAAATTGACAGTGGAGCTTCTAAATTCGCAACAATTTGTACTAGCAGCGTTGGATGCACTGTCTAGTGCATGTGTAAGTAAATCCAGTAGAGCACTTGTGGCACAGAACTTTGGCCCCCTTATTAGTAATGCCTTCGAATCGACTGAAAATCAGTCTGTTCAAATTTTAGCAGCATCTGTTCTTGTGAAAACAAGTGCCAACTCTGACGGAAAAGAAAGTGAAAAAGTAAAAATGTTGGACGAATTCTCGAAAATCTTTGAAGAGGCTGTTGGAGAATATATTCAGGATAAAGCTGGGATTCTAAGAGCTGTTTCTGATTCGGATTATCAGGTTGCACTGGAAGGACTGGCTTACACATCATTattgacaacagcaaaatCTAGGATTATTGCCAGTAAGAATATCATGGATAACTTAGTTGCTACGTTCACCTCGGCTCATGTTTTTAGTCAACACCCAGTGTGGATTTACAGTTCCCTATGCATACTAGTCAATATTACGAACTACAGTCCGAAGCTGTCAGCTGAGCAAGAAAAATTGAGAGACCTAAAAAGTTACGGCGGGAAGTCCAATCTAGAAAGTGAGCACGAATCAGATATAGTCGTAAATCGAAGAAACAAGATTGTTTTAGAAACTGGGTTGGTAGGAGCAATTAGTAAAAGCTGTCCGCAGTTCAGTAAGGCCAGTAAGGAAATAGTTTCGAATTTGTTACGAAATCTGGTAACAGACAGATCACATAGATCGATTTTTGTTCAGCAGGGGGGCTTGGCTGTGCTTATATATTTGCTCTTACCCCCGGAAAACGGCTCTACTGATGGATCTAAAGGCATTGAACCAAAAGCTGCCAATATAACTACAAGTGGCCTCGCAAAGACTCTTATATCTGTTGATCCTAAGGTAGCCTTTAGTAGTAAGTTGAGTCCGTCAGTGGTTGTCAAACCTCTTATCACGCAACTTCAATGTGAAGCATCAGAAATCCCTCTCTTAGATAAATTCGAAGCATTACTTGCCTTAACAAATATTGCTTCTTTTGACGACTTTTGTCGTGACCAAATTATTCGTTTAGGATGGAACAAGATAGAAAACCTGGTAACAGGCTCTAATGTAATGGTGCAACGGGCGTCAATTGAATTAATTTGTAATCTGGCAATGTCTCCTCTCTGTGCTGAGAAATATCTGGATGGCTCGAAATCTGCAATAAGTAGATTAGAGCTCCTTGTTGCATTTTCAGATAGTGACGATGGTCCAACTTCAATAGCTGCAGCCGGGGCAATGGCGCTCTTATCAGAATGGGGCCAACCAGCTGTGGAAACAATGGGTCACAACAGTAAATGCGTTCAGCGTCTCGTTGCCCTTTTAGTTGTACCCGATCCAGCCATACGTGACAGGGCCATTTCGGCAACGAGGAACTTACTAGTTGgagcaaaacaaaacaaagaTGATGAAGTAATCAACCTCTTTAATAATCAAAACTCCGTCGAGAAAATCAAGAATATGGTCCAGTCAACTGGTGATAGTGATACGATTACTTTGGCATTAGAGAGTGTTAAAATTCTCCTAAATAAATGA
- a CDS encoding aldolase, putative class II aldolase/adducin domain protein, putative: MSPTTSQNGNGRGYQVHNQGAQNMTIGEVPHKIPVFDSGDPKSMLAKRKWMLEHMAGAFRVFGAKDYTEGAAGHISIRDPINPDTFWINPLGVHYNMLKASDMVQVDEHGNIVGGSRKAINKAGFMIHSALHKARPDVLAACHTHSIYGKAYSTFGKHLDMINQDACVFYNCHSVYEDFGGVAVEDEEGRKIAQALGPTNKAVILQNHGLLTVGQTVDEAAYLFTLMERSCQAQLLADAAESSGKPKMFIPEQDALFTYNATSDAESLYQEFQPDFEYEVYKAKGDFLDL, from the coding sequence ATGTCTCCCACTACTAGCCAAAATGGAAACGGTCGTGGCTACCAAGTTCATAATCAAGGGGCCCAGAATATGACCATTGGTGAGGTGCCTCACAAAATTCCCGTTTTCGACTCTGGAGACCCCAAGTCAATGCTGGCCAAACGGAAGTGGATGCTTGAACATATGGCTGGTGCATTTCGTGTGTTTGGTGCCAAGGACTACACTGAAGGTGCCGCTGGCCATATATCAATAAGGGATCCAATTAACCCAGACACTTTCTGGATAAACCCTTTGGGTGTTCATTATAACATGCTCAAAGCCTCAGACATGGTTCAAGTAGATGAGCATGGTAACATCGTTGGTGGATCTAGGAAAGCTATCAATAAAGCGGGCTTCATGATCCACTCTGCACTTCACAAAGCTAGGCCAGATGTGCTTGCCGCGTGCCATACACATTCTATATATGGTAAAGCATACTCGACATTTGGAAAGCATCTTGATATGATTAACCAGGATGCATGTGTATTTTACAATTGTCACAGTGTATATGAAGATTTTGGAGGTGTGGCtgttgaggatgaagagggTCGCAAAATTGCCCAGGCTCTAGGACCGACCAACAAAGCTGTTATTTTACAGAATCATGGTCTATTGACTGTTGGCCAAACTGTCGATGAGGCggcttatttatttacgTTGATGGAGAGAAGTTGTCAGGCACAGCTTCTGGCAGATGCTGCAGAGTCATCAGGAAAACCTAAGATGTTTATACCCGAGCAAGATGCATTATTTACTTATAATGCAACCAGTGATGCTGAGTCACTCTACCAAGAGTTCCAACCAGATTTTGAATACGAAGTTTATAAAGCAAAGGGTGACTTTTTAgatttataa
- the CEM1 gene encoding fatty acid synthase CEM1 (Mitochondrial beta-keto-acyl synthase; possible role in fatty acid synthesis; required for mitochondrial respiration; GO_component: GO:0005739 - mitochondrion [Evidence IEA,IEA]; GO_component: GO:0005739 - mitochondrion [Evidence IDA] [PMID 14562095]; GO_component: GO:0005739 - mitochondrion [Evidence IDA] [PMID 16823961]; GO_function: GO:0004315 - 3-oxoacyl-[acyl-carrier-protein] synthase activity [Evidence IEA]; GO_function: GO:0004315 - 3-oxoacyl-[acyl-carrier-protein] synthase activity [Evidence ISA] [PMID 15668256]; GO_function: GO:0003824 - catalytic activity [Evidence IEA]; GO_function: GO:0016740 - transferase activity [Evidence IEA]; GO_function: GO:0016747 - transferase activity, transferring acyl groups other than amino-acyl groups [Evidence IEA]; GO_process: GO:0006633 - fatty acid biosynthetic process [Evidence IEA,IEA]; GO_process: GO:0006633 - fatty acid biosynthetic process [Evidence ISA] [PMID 15668256]; GO_process: GO:0006631 - fatty acid metabolic process [Evidence IEA]; GO_process: GO:0006629 - lipid metabolic process [Evidence IEA]; GO_process: GO:0008152 - metabolic process [Evidence IEA]), giving the protein MSALKRVVVTGLGTVNPLGVGVTTSWNKLVSGKSGIVALTEPEYQSLPSTVAGKVPINEWNPLDWIDSATVKRTSLFVQYALAAAKQALDDAQWPTQTGATGNMDRTGVAIGSSIGGLEALYDNAVNYNTAGYRKVSPLFIPNLLNNMASGHVSIKYGFKGPNHTVSTACTTGAHAIGDAGNLIRLGMADVMVAGSSEAVIHPLAIAGFARARSLATKYNDEPEKSSRPFDKARNGFVIAEGSAVVILEEYEHALRRNARIYGELIGYGMSGDANHITAPAENGDGAFRSMTMAIQNAGITPDQVDYINAHATSTPLGDAAENSAIKRLFVSHNRKASDINVSSTKGATGHLLGAAGSLEAIFTLLSIHTNKLPPTLNLSSYEPGFDCNYVANVSQEARVNVALTNSFGFGGTNASLLFRKL; this is encoded by the coding sequence ATGTCTGCCCTCAAAAGAGTTGTTGTAACGGGGTTGGGCACAGTCAACCCACTAGGAGTGGGTGTGACTACTTCTTGGAATAAGCTGGTGTCTGGAAAATCTGGAATTGTGGCTCTAACCGAACCCGAGTACCAATCACTTCCAAGCACCGTGGCTGGCAAAGTACCCATAAATGAATGGAATCCCTTGGATTGGATTGACAGCGCCACGGTTAAGCGTACTTCTCTTTTTGTCCAGTATGCTCTAGCGGCTGCAAAACAAGCGTTGGACGATGCTCAGTGGCCAACGCAAACTGGTGCGACTGGGAATATGGACCGCACAGGAGTGGCCATAGGGTCTAGCATTGGCGGGCTTGAGGCTCTCTATGATAATGCTGTAAACTATAATACGGCCGGTTACCGGAAAGTTTCGCCGCTTTTCATTCCCAATCTGTTGAATAATATGGCCAGTGGACATGTATCCATAAAATATGGATTTAAGGGCCCTAATCACACTGTCTCCACAGCCTGTACCACTGGTGCCCATGCGATAGGAGATGCTGGAAATTTAATACGTCTCGGAATGGCTGACGTTATGGTTGCTGGTTCTAGTGAAGCCGTCATACATCCGTTAGCGATAGCAGGCTTTGCAAGAGCTAGGAGCTTAGCAACGAAATATAATGATGAGCCGGAGAAGTCGTCTAGACCCTTTGACAAAGCACGAAACGGATTTGTAATAGCTGAGGGTTCTGCTGTTGTAATCCTAGAAGAATATGAGCATGCGCTGCGAAGAAATGCAAGAATTTATGGAGAACTTATAGGTTACGGTATGTCAGGTGATGCTAACCATAtaacagctccagcagAAAATGGCGACGGTGCGTTCAGGTCTATGACCATGGCTATCCAAAATGCGGGCATAACTCCAGATCAGGTGGACTATATTAATGCGCATGCTACATCTACTCCTCTTGGGGATGCTGCAGAGAATTCGGCTATTAAGAGGCTGTTTGTATCACATAACAGAAAGGCGTCAGATATCAATGTCTCTTCTACAAAGGGGGCAACTGGCCACCTTctcggtgctgctggttctcTGGAAGCTATCTTTACGCTTCTTTCTATTCATACCAATAAGCTTCCTCCCACTTTAAATCTTTCAAGCTACGAGCCTGGGTTTGATTGTAATTATGTAGCCAATGTTTCTCAGGAAGCGAGAGTCAATGTCGCTTTAACCAATAGCTTCGGGTTTGGGGGAACAAATGCATCACTTTTATTCAGAAAGTTGTAA
- the YOX1 gene encoding Yox1p (Homeobox transcriptional repressor; binds to Mcm1p and to early cell cycle boxes (ECBs) in the promoters of cell cycle-regulated genes expressed in M/G1 phase; expression is cell cycle-regulated; potential Cdc28p substrate; relocalizes from nucleus to cytoplasm upon DNA replication stress; YOX1 has a paralog, YHP1, that arose from the whole genome duplication; GO_component: GO:0005737 - cytoplasm [Evidence IDA] [PMID 22842922]; GO_component: GO:0000790 - nuclear chromatin [Evidence IDA] [PMID 12464632]; GO_component: GO:0005634 - nucleus [Evidence IEA,IEA,IEA]; GO_component: GO:0005634 - nucleus [Evidence IDA] [PMID 15282802]; GO_component: GO:0005634 - nucleus [Evidence IDA] [PMID 22842922]; GO_function: GO:0003677 - DNA binding [Evidence IEA,IEA]; GO_function: GO:0000977 - RNA polymerase II regulatory region sequence-specific DNA binding [Evidence IDA,IMP] [PMID 12464633]; GO_function: GO:0000977 - RNA polymerase II regulatory region sequence-specific DNA binding [Evidence IDA] [PMID 20385087]; GO_function: GO:0001191 - RNA polymerase II transcription factor binding transcription factor activity involved in negative regulation of transcription [Evidence IPI] [PMID 12464633]; GO_function: GO:0001191 - RNA polymerase II transcription factor binding transcription factor activity involved in negative regulation of transcription [Evidence IMP,IPI] [PMID 20385087]; GO_function: GO:0043565 - sequence-specific DNA binding [Evidence IEA]; GO_function: GO:0043565 - sequence-specific DNA binding [Evidence IDA] [PMID 19111667]; GO_function: GO:0043565 - sequence-specific DNA binding [Evidence IDA] [PMID 19158363]; GO_function: GO:0003700 - sequence-specific DNA binding transcription factor activity [Evidence IEA]; GO_process: GO:0007049 - cell cycle [Evidence IEA]; GO_process: GO:0071930 - negative regulation of transcription involved in G1/S transition of mitotic cell cycle [Evidence IGI,IMP] [PMID 12464633]; GO_process: GO:0071930 - negative regulation of transcription involved in G1/S transition of mitotic cell cycle [Evidence IMP] [PMID 17314407]; GO_process: GO:0006355 - regulation of transcription, DNA-templated [Evidence IEA,IEA]; GO_process: GO:0006351 - transcription, DNA-templated [Evidence IEA]): MEVITDQGIQIQSQEPQRNMLKHDMVAIDRTLDNKNLASSLLTPPTSIATSPSKCDLLNEDNELSFQNHEAHHISDSNGVHHNNYPALLVTPQDTAYPEVSYNNGSIIEQPTDTLPFTGTKLCLSEFNLNQERRDTLLPVTMPNSGIQASQGPLTPPPPRCRLPFEERKPKKRKRTTAAQLAYLESHFDYCAKPPMWVRERISQSIGMTEKAVNIWYQNRRQACRRNPEKQLGSGEYPQSTSLDIGGISGIETLDANYLPMPPVLGPGRYNQTMPLQPWVQPNISNFPLQQPLPPPPPPQNPLSTNQTHAYYWPHPA; this comes from the coding sequence ATGGAAGTCATAACTGACCAAGGAATACAGATTCAATCCCAAGAACCACAGAGAAACATGCTCAAACATGATATGGTCGCTATTGACCGTACTCTagacaacaaaaatttAGCCAGTTCGCTTCTCACGCCCCCTACTTCTATTGCCACCAGCCCGTCCAAATGTGATCTGCTTAACGAGGATAATGAACTCAGCTTTCAGAACCATGAAGCTCACCATATAAGTGACAGCAACGGGGTTCATCACAATAACTATCCTGCACTCTTGGTAACTCCACAAGATACTGCTTATCCTGAAGTCTCCTATAACAATGGAAGCATCATAGAACAACCCACAGATACGCTACCGTTTACAGGGACAAAACTTTGCTTATCAGAGTTCAATTTGAACCAAGAACGAAGGGATACTCTCCTCCCAGTCACTATGCCTAACTCTGGGATACAAGCATCCCAAGGTCCACTTacacctcctccacctcgATGCAGATTGCCATTTGAAGAGCGAAAGCCTAAAAAGCGCAAGAGGACAACTGCTGCTCAGTTAGCTTATCTTGAATCGCACTTTGACTATTGTGCAAAGCCTCCCATGTGGGTCAGAGAGAGAATTTCACAAAGCATAGGAATGACCGAGAAAGCTGTCAACATATGGTATCAAAATAGACGGCAAGCTTGTCGTCGGAATCCTGAGAAACAGCTTGGATCTGGTGAATACCCACAATCGACCTCTTTGGATATCGGTGGTATCAGTGGAATCGAGACGTTGGATGCAAATTACTTACCAATGCCTCCAGTATTGGGTCCAGGTAGGTATAATCAAACAATGCCGTTGCAGCCATGGGTTCAACCGAATATTTCTAATTTTCCACTTCAGCAACCACTTCCACCTCCGCCACCTCCTCAGAATCCATTATCAACTAATCAGACTCATGCCTATTATTGGCCCCACCCAGCTTAG
- the RCR2 gene encoding Rcr2p (Vacuolar protein; presumably functions within the endosomal-vacuolar trafficking pathway, affecting events that determine whether plasma membrane proteins are degraded or routed to the plasma membrane; RCR2 has a paralog, RCR1, that arose from the whole genome duplication; GO_component: GO:0005737 - cytoplasm [Evidence IDA] [PMID 14562095]; GO_component: GO:0000324 - fungal-type vacuole [Evidence IDA] [PMID 14562095]; GO_component: GO:0000324 - fungal-type vacuole [Evidence IDA] [PMID 17287526]; GO_component: GO:0016021 - integral component of membrane [Evidence IEA]; GO_component: GO:0016021 - integral component of membrane [Evidence ISS] [PMID 15590673]; GO_component: GO:0016020 - membrane [Evidence IEA,IEA]; GO_component: GO:0031982 - vesicle [Evidence IDA] [PMID 17287526]; GO_function: GO:0003674 - molecular_function [Evidence ND]; GO_process: GO:0016192 - vesicle-mediated transport [Evidence IGI] [PMID 17287526]), with the protein MIIPTELERRQFFCNTWNGVCVNSGWGTWGRWVLLAAIIVVFIILALLMRAYSSRRVRSGKAPVAGTGWMVPPSYYQSQQQYDNQGPPAAPPYNPNLGHGDAGYYDNQGNFVEHNQPPAAEYAPPPGPPPPNHGEQQGYEMNPYPYDRKGGNIEQPSPAHFNENNAGGSSSQYYSPPSHPPPGFGTAGMPGQNSQGF; encoded by the coding sequence ATGATTATTCCTACTGAATTAGAAAGAAGACAATTCTTCTGCAACACCTGGAATGGTGTATGTGTAAACAGTGGATGGGGAACATGGGGTCGTTGGGTATTGTTAGCTGCAATTATTGTTGTGTTCATCATATTGGCCCTACTCATGAGAGCTTATTCTTCTCGAAGGGTTCGTTCTGGTAAGGCTCCGGTAGCAGGTACAGGATGGATGGTACCACCATCATACTATCAaagtcaacaacaatatgacaaccagggtccaccagcagctcctccTTATAATCCTAATCTTGGTCACGGTGATGCTGGCTACTACGACAATCAAGGCAATTTCGTTGAGCACAATCAACCCCCCGCTGCAGAGTATGCTCCTCCTCCAGGCCCACCTCCACCAAACCATGGAGAGCAGCAGGGATATGAAATGAATCCTTATCCCTACGACCGTAAAGGAGGTAATATTGAACAACCCAGTCCTGCTCATTTCAATGAAAACAATGCTGGCGGCTCTAGCAGCCAATACTATAGTCCACCATCGCATCCACCTCCTGGATTTGGTACCGCAGGCATGCCAGGACAAAACTCTCAAGGCTTTTAG